Below is a window of Candidatus Viadribacter manganicus DNA.
TGGGGCGTGCCGCCAACGACACTGGACGAGCATGGCAATCAATTCGGATTGAGCCTGCTCGGCGATTATTGGCGCCGGCCTATTCCACCAGATTATCGTGTCGCGCGCGCGACCACGCTCGACCGCTTGTCACGTGATGATGCGCGCCACGCGTTTGCGCGCTTCGTGCCGGAAAGCGGCCGCGCCATTCGCGAAGCGGTGCAGTGGTGGGCGGATCATTCGATGGCGACGCAAGCGCCGGTCTATCGGATCAGCGCGCCGGTTCTTGGTCTCGCCGGCGGCAAGGATCGCGTGAACCCGTCCAGCACCGTGCGACGCGTCATTGGGCGCTTCCCGGGCGACCAGGCCCACTTCCACGAGTTTCCAGACATGAGCCATTGGCTGATCGGCGAACCCGAGGCCAAGGACGTGTCCACGCTCACGCTGCAATGGCTTGAAGCACGCGGCATCGGACCAAAGCCTGTGAAGCCGAAACGCAAGCAGCTCTCGTTGTTTGGCTGGGGCGAAAGCGCCGGCGCTTAGTTCGACGCACTGCGCAAAGTAATCAGCACAACCTCAGGCGGATTGAGAAAGCGTACCGGCAAGATGCTGGTGCCAATGCCTGCCGTCACATACATCCGCTCGCCGCGCTCTTGAACGAGACCGCACGCGAAGCGTTCGTTGCGCAGCGGTACGATCGGTCGTCCGACGAACGGAATCGTCACCTGCCCGCAATGGCCATGGCCCGCGAGCATGAGCGCTGGGCCGCGCGGCATGCCCACGAATGGATCCGGCGAATGGCTGAGGATGATCGTGTTCGCATTTTCCGGCGCGCCATCGAGTGCAGCTTCAAAATCGGGATCGCCG
It encodes the following:
- a CDS encoding alpha/beta hydrolase gives rise to the protein MKRASVVTPVVFVHGAFCGGWAFDRFREAFEVAGFETHAPNLPHHERGADLEQLAQTGVKDYARAIGHYVRELRAPPVLVGHSLGGLVCQLVAAHLPIAGLVLLAPSAPWGVPPTTLDEHGNQFGLSLLGDYWRRPIPPDYRVARATTLDRLSRDDARHAFARFVPESGRAIREAVQWWADHSMATQAPVYRISAPVLGLAGGKDRVNPSSTVRRVIGRFPGDQAHFHEFPDMSHWLIGEPEAKDVSTLTLQWLEARGIGPKPVKPKRKQLSLFGWGESAGA